The Alcaligenes faecalis sequence ACGACCTATAAAAGTGCGGACGCCATCGGCAACCCGGCAGGCTTGATTGCCAGCATCGCCAGCGGCTACATCCCCAGCTTTGGCAGCTCATTCCAGTTTCCGGGCTATAGCGAATTGCTGGCTTTCACTCGCACAGAGCTGCCTCGTATCGCGCAGTCCTGGCGGCAAGTCCCCCAACAGCTGGGCAACGAGTTTATTGAAGCAACCCGTGCCATGGCCAATGCACCAGCAGACATCATTTCCTCCATTTCTGCCTTCCCAGCCAAACTGGGCCAGTTAAGTTCGTCGATTGGCAATTTAGGCAATGTCTTTGGGGGAAGCGTCAGCACCCAAGCCATTGGCTTGTCCGGCGTCGATATGGTGGGTGCCGATCTTGGGCCAATCAGAGACATGGTGCAGATCGCCCAGAGCCTGGGAGCCTCAGGGGGGCTATCGAGCATGTTCTGCCCTGGTTCAGCGTCGGTGTTCAATCTGCATTTTCAGTCGGACATGGATGCCATGAGCTGGCGCGGGTTCTGGCCGCTGGAGATGCTTTACCCCCAATCATGGGTGCCTGGTACAGGGGAAGTAAGCACCTCGCCCCTTTCCACTACCTGGGGGCCTATATACCCACGTAACGGCGAACTGGTGCAGTCACACCCAGTCAAGGCCTCCGCCGTGCTGGCCACGCGTGTCGGAAGCATCATCTCGCAATCGGCACAGCCTCACATTTACAAGCGTCTACAACCAGGTAGGGGCTACAAGTACTTCCCCACCTCCAAGCCCACCACCTGGCAAATGATTTATCCGAGTGCCCAACGCTCCTGCATGACCTTTGGGGCCGATGACTCACTGAGCCTGGCCAGCTTTGGTGATTACAAGACCGATGGTGCCGACGGCTACATGTGGAACATGTGGAACCACTATGACTGCTGCCGTATCCGTGGTGAGTTTTTATACAGCATCCCTTAAGTGAAGGACGAATACTTATGCAACAACCACGACGCCCCTTCTCACCGCGCTTAAAACCAGCCGCCATGATGCTGGCTCTTGCGTTGACCGCCATGAGCGTGATGCCCGACGCCTACGCGCAACCCATACGCGGCTCTTCACTGTATTACCGAATGGGAGGTGGGTCGCCTGGCGGTTCTGCCAATTATCGCGGTCAGGTCGCACACAACCTAGGTTTTGGTGCAAATGCGCGGCTGAACTATTCATGTGGCAAGTTTGATATAGGCCTATCTTGGGCCAACATCATGAACAACCTCAACAACCTGGGCCAGACGGTGACTGGGGCGATTCAATCTGGTATCGCTGCCCTCCCCTTATACGTCTTGCAACGCGCACAGCCAGGCCTGTATCAGATTTTCCAAAACTACTCGCAAAAAGTGGATCTCCTGCTTGGGGCCAGCCTTAAATCCTGCGAAGAGATGGAGGCCATGGTCAAAGCGGGCCAGAATCCCTATGAAGATTGGATCAAGATGGCCAAAGGAGAAGGCTGGAAGATCAAGGCCTCTGCGCAAGGCGATATTTACCAGGCGAAAATCGACATTGAGAAAAATGAAGAGGCGAACAAAGCTGGAGTGCCATGGGTCTTTGGCCAAAATGCCGGGGGTGTAGGAGGACGACCCATTGAGCCGGTGCGAGATCTCTCTGTGGCAGGCTACAACGCTACCCTCAACAAACCAATCACCGCATCAGAGACCACGGACTACAGTAACTCACCTGCCGAGAAAAACTCTCGCCTGGTTCGTGCGTTTAAATCGCCGGCAGAACTTGCCCAATGGACAACCGAAGTCTTGGGGGATCAGAAGGTCTATACCTGCGGCCAGCATCACTGCCCCGCCCCAACTACGGTCGTGACCTCCAGCGGCCTGGGGCCCAAATATGAAGCCGAAGTCGATTTCGTCCAGCCTAAGCTAGAGGCAATGGCCAACCCATCGAACTCGGCCACGTATGCCGATCTCGCAGAAATCTCAGCTCCTGGCTTTGCCGTATCTCCCCAGTTGCTTGACTCATTACGGGCGATGCCGCCTGACACCCGCAGCATCGCTGTGAACCGCATTGCTCAGGAAATGGCGATGCACCGGGTGATCAATAAGGCATTGGTGGCGCGTAGCGTGTTGATGACAGGTCTGACCTTACCGGAGGTTACGGCCGCAGGAGATGCCATCCAAAACACCCAGGCTTCGGTCGATCGCTTAAGTGGTTACATTGACGACTTGATGTAT is a genomic window containing:
- a CDS encoding TraU family protein, giving the protein MSITTLRFRHMLAVSLLVLATALRPVEATAATTTAGVVTNTVAALPSCTSYQVKGICVWLVCVPLIGCFIRTSVRVAHYVPDVVISTYNDPLAHPWAEVGKPLATTISSVGSAVVGAPIDASAGTQREGTEVTTYKSADAIGNPAGLIASIASGYIPSFGSSFQFPGYSELLAFTRTELPRIAQSWRQVPQQLGNEFIEATRAMANAPADIISSISAFPAKLGQLSSSIGNLGNVFGGSVSTQAIGLSGVDMVGADLGPIRDMVQIAQSLGASGGLSSMFCPGSASVFNLHFQSDMDAMSWRGFWPLEMLYPQSWVPGTGEVSTSPLSTTWGPIYPRNGELVQSHPVKASAVLATRVGSIISQSAQPHIYKRLQPGRGYKYFPTSKPTTWQMIYPSAQRSCMTFGADDSLSLASFGDYKTDGADGYMWNMWNHYDCCRIRGEFLYSIP
- a CDS encoding integrating conjugative element protein; the encoded protein is MQQPRRPFSPRLKPAAMMLALALTAMSVMPDAYAQPIRGSSLYYRMGGGSPGGSANYRGQVAHNLGFGANARLNYSCGKFDIGLSWANIMNNLNNLGQTVTGAIQSGIAALPLYVLQRAQPGLYQIFQNYSQKVDLLLGASLKSCEEMEAMVKAGQNPYEDWIKMAKGEGWKIKASAQGDIYQAKIDIEKNEEANKAGVPWVFGQNAGGVGGRPIEPVRDLSVAGYNATLNKPITASETTDYSNSPAEKNSRLVRAFKSPAELAQWTTEVLGDQKVYTCGQHHCPAPTTVVTSSGLGPKYEAEVDFVQPKLEAMANPSNSATYADLAEISAPGFAVSPQLLDSLRAMPPDTRSIAVNRIAQEMAMHRVINKALVARSVLMTGLTLPEVTAAGDAIQNTQASVDRLSGYIDDLMYEARIRKDLTSQTALSIINTQSAIDTQSLNVPGGNPVDPAPAVGGRVPGL